From one Brevundimonas sp. PAMC22021 genomic stretch:
- a CDS encoding flagellin, which translates to MANSINTNYGASVALQNLNATNRALETTQGRINTGKAITSAKDNGAIWSIAQSQTVQMNSLDAVKQSLQRGQSTIDVAMSAGETVKDVLGQMKSLVLAASDPSADKASLDAYEEDFKNLAKQITTTIQGANFNGVNMIANLDANGVVVNKSDAATQTATGKSLKALASADGKNAIEVTGLNFGLYTADGRTGTVAGTATVAGAAGSATNAGASGVKVASDSFTAARTAAKVHSDAGLGTAANETARTAEWSNLMKQVDDSITYVTSSLTKLGTGSKALDNQLTFTSKLQDTLETGIGNLVDADLAKESAKLTALQTKQQLGVQALSIANSSSSVLLSLFR; encoded by the coding sequence ATGGCTAACAGCATCAACACCAACTATGGCGCTTCCGTTGCGCTGCAGAACCTGAACGCGACCAATCGCGCTCTGGAAACCACCCAAGGCCGCATCAACACCGGCAAGGCGATCACCAGCGCCAAGGACAATGGCGCGATCTGGTCGATCGCTCAATCGCAGACGGTTCAGATGAACTCGCTGGATGCGGTGAAGCAATCGCTTCAACGCGGTCAGTCGACCATCGACGTCGCGATGTCGGCCGGCGAGACGGTCAAGGACGTCCTGGGCCAGATGAAGAGCCTGGTTCTGGCGGCTTCGGATCCCAGCGCCGACAAGGCCAGCCTGGACGCGTACGAGGAGGACTTCAAGAACCTCGCCAAGCAGATTACGACGACCATTCAGGGCGCCAACTTCAACGGCGTCAACATGATCGCCAACCTGGACGCCAACGGCGTCGTGGTGAACAAGTCGGACGCCGCGACCCAGACCGCCACCGGCAAGTCGCTGAAGGCTCTGGCCAGCGCCGATGGCAAGAACGCCATTGAAGTGACCGGCCTGAACTTCGGCCTGTACACGGCCGATGGCCGCACCGGCACGGTTGCGGGCACCGCGACTGTCGCGGGCGCCGCCGGCAGCGCCACCAACGCCGGCGCTTCGGGCGTCAAGGTCGCTTCGGACTCCTTCACGGCGGCTCGCACCGCGGCGAAGGTCCACTCCGACGCAGGCCTCGGCACCGCCGCGAACGAAACGGCCCGCACGGCGGAATGGTCGAACCTGATGAAGCAGGTCGACGACTCGATCACTTACGTGACGAGCTCGCTGACCAAGCTGGGCACCGGCTCGAAGGCGCTGGACAACCAGCTGACCTTCACCTCCAAGCTGCAGGACACCCTGGAAACGGGGATCGGCAACCTGGTGGACGCCGACCTGGCCAAGGAAAGCGCCAAGCTGACGGCCCTGCAAACCAAGCAACAGCTGGGCGTGCAGGCTCTGTCGATCGCGAACTCGTCGAGCTCGGTTCTGCTCAGCCTGTTCCGCTAA
- a CDS encoding CoA pyrophosphatase — protein sequence MDLSALRRRLTERLIPATDWRADAGAARSDFDLNPDAARPERSLRQAAVLVSVMARDEGATVLLTRRADTLTSHTGQIAFPGGRLDPGETAVDAALREAWEEIGLPPDEVEVLGLSDAYESGTGFLITPVVGWIATAPILRPSPEEVADVFETPWDFLMNVANHRRDSLVHEGMTRWFWAMPWEERYIWGATAGMLKGLHERMYGAAANREAS from the coding sequence GTGGATCTGTCCGCCCTGCGACGCCGACTGACGGAGCGCCTTATCCCGGCAACCGACTGGCGGGCCGACGCCGGCGCCGCCCGCTCGGACTTCGATCTCAATCCCGATGCGGCGCGGCCCGAACGCTCGCTGAGGCAGGCGGCCGTGCTGGTCTCCGTGATGGCGAGGGACGAGGGGGCGACCGTGCTGCTGACCCGGCGGGCCGACACCCTGACCAGCCACACCGGTCAGATCGCCTTTCCGGGCGGACGGCTCGATCCGGGCGAGACCGCGGTGGATGCGGCGCTGAGGGAGGCGTGGGAGGAGATCGGCCTGCCGCCCGACGAGGTCGAGGTGCTGGGCCTGTCCGACGCCTATGAGAGCGGGACGGGTTTCCTGATCACGCCGGTGGTCGGCTGGATCGCAACCGCGCCGATCCTGCGGCCGTCGCCGGAAGAGGTGGCCGACGTGTTCGAGACGCCCTGGGACTTCCTGATGAACGTCGCCAACCACCGGCGGGACTCGCTGGTGCACGAGGGGATGACCCGCTGGTTCTGGGCGATGCCATGGGAGGAGCGCTACATCTGGGGCGCGACGGCGGGCATGCTGAAGGGGCTGCACGAGCGGATGTACGGCGCCGCGGCGAACAGAGAAGCGTCGTGA
- a CDS encoding DUF1285 domain-containing protein yields MDQGDENNTTGLEGVAQAARQAPGRGPAPVHLWHPTHCGDIDIVIGRDGVWMHEGSPIGRTELVRLFSTILRKDPDGYHLVTPGEKMRIQVEDLPFRATAVERQGQTLVFTTDVGDEVAADADHPIVVETNSVTGEPQPAVRVRSDLWARITRPVFYELVEMAEPASELLVVRSAGTAFVLGEA; encoded by the coding sequence ATGGATCAGGGCGACGAGAACAACACCACAGGCTTGGAAGGCGTGGCGCAGGCGGCGCGCCAGGCGCCTGGTCGCGGACCCGCGCCGGTGCATCTGTGGCATCCCACCCACTGCGGCGACATCGATATCGTGATCGGGCGCGACGGCGTGTGGATGCACGAAGGCTCACCCATCGGCCGGACCGAACTGGTGCGGCTGTTTTCGACCATCCTGCGCAAGGACCCGGACGGCTATCACCTGGTCACGCCCGGCGAGAAGATGCGCATCCAGGTCGAGGATCTGCCGTTCCGCGCCACAGCCGTCGAACGACAGGGCCAGACGCTGGTCTTCACCACCGATGTCGGTGACGAGGTGGCGGCCGACGCCGACCATCCGATCGTGGTCGAGACCAATTCTGTCACCGGCGAGCCGCAGCCGGCCGTGCGGGTGCGCAGCGACCTGTGGGCGCGGATCACAAGGCCGGTCTTCTACGAGCTGGTCGAGATGGCGGAGCCCGCCTCGGAGCTCCTTGTTGTACGGTCGGCCGGAACGGCGTTCGTGCTGGGCGAGGCCTGA
- a CDS encoding anti-sigma factor domain-containing protein: MTDAVDIDGGDLLAAELALRVLDREAEAAARARQEADPAFAAEVEAWNVRFAGLFGEIAPVQPSTALWARIEAGLVAPANDNRRLVFWRRWAVASTGLLAASIAAFAVMLTRPEPVVSPPVAPPAAPEAVQAPEIARIATLSTPGGQAFATVVYDSATETVYLAPLRSAQQDARVPHLWLMLPDGGVQLVGAINGQQPSRQLVAPDLSAQIGQVAQLAISMEAPGHTPAPNKPDGPVVASGDIQTL, translated from the coding sequence ATGACCGACGCCGTGGACATCGATGGCGGCGATCTGCTGGCGGCGGAACTGGCGCTGCGGGTACTGGACCGCGAGGCCGAGGCGGCGGCGCGCGCGCGTCAGGAGGCTGATCCGGCCTTCGCCGCGGAGGTCGAGGCGTGGAACGTGCGTTTCGCCGGCCTGTTTGGCGAAATCGCGCCGGTGCAGCCGTCGACCGCGCTCTGGGCGCGGATCGAGGCTGGCCTGGTCGCGCCGGCAAACGACAATCGCAGGCTGGTGTTCTGGCGGCGCTGGGCCGTGGCGTCCACGGGCCTCCTGGCCGCCAGCATCGCGGCCTTTGCGGTGATGCTGACTCGCCCTGAGCCGGTCGTTTCGCCGCCCGTTGCGCCGCCTGCCGCGCCCGAAGCCGTGCAGGCGCCCGAGATCGCGCGCATCGCGACCCTGTCGACCCCAGGGGGGCAGGCGTTCGCAACCGTCGTCTACGACAGCGCCACAGAGACGGTCTACCTGGCGCCGTTGCGCTCGGCGCAGCAGGATGCGCGCGTGCCGCACCTGTGGCTGATGCTGCCGGACGGCGGGGTCCAGCTGGTGGGCGCGATCAACGGCCAGCAGCCGTCGCGCCAACTGGTCGCGCCGGACCTGTCGGCGCAGATCGGCCAGGTGGCTCAACTCGCCATCTCCATGGAGGCGCCCGGCCATACGCCTGCGCCAAACAAGCCGGATGGTCCCGTGGTCGCCTCGGGCGACATCCAGACGCTCTGA
- a CDS encoding endonuclease/exonuclease/phosphatase family protein, producing MLRLAANLLAGAAFVGFGAIGLAALSRIGHRWVDILAQFTAPALAAVAIMVLVCLVLRLWPAALIGAGAALLLLLAAWPQWAPPRGRADPQSATIRLYSANLWAWNEQVEDIARSIQAAQADMVILVELGDAPAAQIDQLLAAYPHRISTPRVDRPTGAARTVIASRWPILRTIEDKPDGLHAIGAVIDSPLGPLNLVAVHLTRPWPYQYQWGQITQVMALAEVRASLTGPVIVAGDFNSVSSARIGRQVQSQIGLIPAPGFPGTWPTRLPAFAGMTIDQVYRSPDLALVRRGLGAPTGSDHRPVVTEFRSALR from the coding sequence ATGCTCAGGCTTGCGGCCAATTTGCTGGCGGGCGCCGCCTTTGTCGGTTTCGGCGCGATCGGCTTGGCGGCGCTGAGCCGCATCGGGCATCGCTGGGTGGACATTCTGGCCCAGTTCACCGCCCCCGCGCTGGCGGCCGTGGCGATCATGGTCCTCGTCTGCCTGGTTCTTCGGCTCTGGCCGGCCGCATTGATCGGCGCTGGAGCCGCCCTGCTGCTGCTCCTGGCCGCCTGGCCGCAATGGGCGCCGCCGCGCGGCCGGGCCGATCCTCAGAGCGCGACCATTCGGCTGTATTCGGCGAACCTTTGGGCGTGGAATGAGCAGGTCGAGGACATCGCCCGCTCCATCCAGGCCGCGCAGGCGGACATGGTGATCCTGGTGGAGCTGGGCGATGCGCCCGCGGCGCAGATCGATCAGTTGCTGGCCGCTTATCCGCACCGGATCTCCACTCCGCGCGTCGATCGGCCGACCGGCGCCGCGCGCACGGTGATCGCCTCCCGATGGCCGATCCTGCGCACCATCGAAGACAAGCCGGACGGTCTTCACGCCATCGGCGCGGTGATCGACAGTCCGCTCGGGCCGCTGAACCTGGTCGCCGTTCACCTGACGCGCCCTTGGCCGTATCAGTATCAGTGGGGCCAGATCACCCAGGTCATGGCGCTGGCCGAGGTGCGCGCAAGCCTGACAGGGCCCGTCATCGTGGCGGGCGACTTCAACAGCGTGTCCAGCGCCCGCATCGGTCGGCAGGTCCAGTCGCAGATCGGCCTGATCCCCGCGCCCGGCTTTCCAGGCACCTGGCCGACGCGCCTTCCGGCCTTCGCCGGCATGACCATCGACCAGGTGTATCGCTCGCCCGACCTGGCGCTGGTCAGGCGCGGCCTTGGCGCGCCCACCGGCTCCGATCACCGCCCGGTGGTCACCGAGTTTCGGTCGGCCCTGCGCTGA
- a CDS encoding CCA tRNA nucleotidyltransferase encodes MSATLAAAWLTLPATHAVMSALEAAGGVGCARFVGGCVRNSLMGQDVDDIDIATRLQPKATMAALKARGLKAIPTGIEHGTVTAVANGRPFEITTLRRDVETDGRRAVVAFSEDWAEDAARRDFRLNALYADAVGRVFDPTGGGLSDAAAGRIVFVGEPEARIREDYLRILRFFRFFAWYGRGEPDADGLAACARLAEGVEWLSAERVSKELLKLLAAPDPRAAARAMARAGILARLTDSEADLDAFDALTRLTPDPLLRLSMLLSDAEAATAAARLRLSNAQRDRLVAAADPSGEISSTMGNKAARAGVYRLGRQTFEDRLLKSAARQGGDPAPLLEATRAWTPPAMPVGGRDLAARGVAPGPATGRLLKAFEQGWITDDFPDAGHAARLDALVAAISAGPTETR; translated from the coding sequence GTGAGCGCAACCCTGGCCGCGGCTTGGCTGACCCTGCCGGCAACGCACGCGGTCATGTCGGCGCTGGAGGCTGCCGGAGGGGTCGGCTGCGCGCGCTTTGTCGGCGGCTGCGTGCGGAATAGCCTGATGGGCCAAGACGTCGACGACATCGATATCGCGACCCGGCTGCAGCCCAAGGCGACAATGGCGGCGCTGAAGGCGCGGGGATTGAAGGCGATCCCGACCGGGATCGAACATGGAACGGTGACCGCCGTGGCGAACGGACGTCCGTTCGAAATCACCACCCTGCGGCGCGACGTGGAGACCGACGGACGGCGCGCCGTGGTGGCCTTCAGCGAAGACTGGGCGGAAGACGCGGCGCGCCGGGATTTCCGCCTGAACGCCCTCTACGCTGATGCGGTGGGGCGGGTGTTCGACCCGACCGGCGGCGGCCTGTCCGACGCGGCGGCGGGGCGGATCGTCTTTGTCGGCGAACCGGAGGCGCGCATCCGGGAGGACTATCTGCGTATCCTTCGCTTCTTTCGCTTCTTTGCCTGGTACGGCCGAGGCGAGCCGGACGCCGACGGTTTGGCGGCCTGCGCGCGTCTGGCGGAAGGGGTGGAGTGGCTGTCGGCCGAACGGGTGTCCAAGGAGCTGTTGAAGCTGCTGGCCGCCCCTGATCCGCGCGCGGCGGCGCGAGCCATGGCTAGGGCCGGGATACTCGCACGGCTGACGGACAGCGAAGCCGACCTGGATGCGTTCGACGCCCTGACGCGCCTGACACCCGACCCGCTGCTGCGGCTGTCGATGCTGTTGTCCGACGCCGAGGCGGCGACGGCGGCGGCTCGCCTGCGCCTGTCGAACGCGCAACGGGACAGGCTGGTCGCCGCAGCTGATCCTTCCGGCGAGATCAGTTCAACGATGGGGAATAAGGCGGCGCGCGCGGGCGTCTACCGCCTCGGCCGCCAGACGTTCGAGGATCGCCTGCTGAAATCCGCCGCACGGCAAGGGGGCGACCCCGCGCCCCTGCTGGAGGCGACGCGAGCCTGGACCCCGCCGGCGATGCCGGTCGGCGGGCGCGATCTTGCGGCGCGAGGCGTTGCGCCCGGGCCGGCGACAGGGCGGCTGCTGAAGGCGTTCGAACAAGGCTGGATCACCGACGATTTCCCCGACGCCGGACACGCGGCGCGCCTGGACGCGCTGGTGGCGGCGATCAGCGCAGGGCCGACCGAAACTCGGTGA
- a CDS encoding flagellin has protein sequence MTNSVNTNRSALVALQNLNATNRQLDDTQSRVNTGKVINSAKDNGALWAVAQNQTNQMNALEPVKQSLQRGQSTIDVAMAAGDTVKDLLSQMRNLVLAASDPSADKASLDAYEEDFKNLATQINTTIQGASFNGVNMIANLDANGALVGKSTVATETATGKSLKALASADGKTTINVAGVNFGLYTTQKDAGTTTTAGTVTGAGAAGSASNGAATGIKVASDSFTVRRASAKVHSDDAVTTPANAVADETARAGEWSALMKQVDDSINYVTSTLTKLGTGSKSLDNQLLFTSKLADSLETGIGNLVDADLAKESARLTALQTKQQLGVQALSIANAAPQTILSLFQN, from the coding sequence ATGACCAACAGCGTGAACACCAACCGCTCGGCGCTCGTCGCACTGCAGAACCTCAACGCCACCAATCGGCAGTTGGACGACACGCAGAGCCGCGTGAACACTGGCAAGGTGATCAACAGCGCCAAGGACAACGGCGCCCTGTGGGCCGTGGCCCAGAACCAGACCAACCAGATGAACGCGCTGGAACCGGTGAAGCAGTCGCTTCAGCGGGGGCAATCGACCATCGACGTCGCCATGGCGGCGGGCGATACGGTCAAGGATCTGCTCAGCCAGATGCGCAACCTGGTGCTCGCGGCCTCCGATCCCAGCGCCGACAAGGCCAGCCTCGACGCCTATGAGGAAGACTTCAAGAACCTGGCGACGCAGATCAACACCACGATCCAGGGCGCCAGCTTCAACGGCGTCAACATGATCGCCAACCTGGACGCCAACGGCGCGCTTGTCGGCAAGTCGACGGTGGCCACCGAGACCGCCACGGGCAAGTCGCTGAAGGCGCTGGCCAGCGCCGACGGCAAGACCACCATCAACGTCGCCGGCGTCAACTTCGGCCTGTACACCACTCAGAAGGACGCGGGCACGACCACGACGGCCGGCACGGTGACGGGGGCGGGCGCCGCCGGCTCGGCCAGCAATGGCGCGGCCACGGGCATCAAGGTCGCCTCCGATTCGTTCACAGTCCGTCGCGCCTCGGCGAAGGTCCACAGCGACGATGCGGTGACCACGCCCGCGAACGCCGTGGCCGACGAAACGGCGCGCGCCGGTGAATGGTCGGCGCTGATGAAGCAGGTCGACGACTCCATCAACTACGTCACCAGCACGCTGACCAAGCTGGGCACCGGCTCGAAGTCGCTGGACAACCAGCTGCTGTTCACCAGCAAGCTGGCCGACAGTCTGGAAACCGGCATCGGCAATCTGGTGGATGCGGACCTGGCCAAGGAAAGCGCGCGTCTGACCGCGCTGCAGACCAAGCAGCAGCTGGGCGTGCAGGCGCTGTCGATCGCAAACGCTGCGCCGCAGACGATCCTGTCGCTGTTCCAGAACTAA
- a CDS encoding sigma-70 family RNA polymerase sigma factor: MSATLTRDELADALGRAGEGDRAAFRIVYEATSAKLLGVCLRILADRQLAEDVLQDIYLTVWRKADRFDPARASPITWLATIARNRAIDRLRAMGGDRRAVPVDAATHVPDAAPLASTQVERSEDAARLNACMDDLDDRTRRVIRTAFFEGATYEVLAEREAAPLGTMKSWIRRGLMRLRDCLDR; the protein is encoded by the coding sequence ATGAGCGCGACGTTGACCCGCGACGAACTGGCGGACGCCTTGGGACGGGCCGGCGAGGGCGACCGCGCGGCGTTCAGAATCGTCTATGAGGCCACCTCGGCGAAACTGTTGGGCGTTTGCCTCCGTATCTTGGCTGATCGTCAGTTGGCCGAGGACGTGTTGCAGGACATCTATCTCACAGTGTGGCGCAAGGCGGATCGGTTCGATCCCGCAAGGGCAAGCCCGATTACCTGGCTGGCGACCATCGCCCGCAATCGCGCGATCGATCGGCTGAGGGCTATGGGCGGCGATCGCCGCGCCGTGCCGGTGGATGCAGCGACCCACGTGCCGGACGCGGCGCCACTGGCGTCTACGCAGGTCGAGCGGAGCGAAGACGCCGCGCGGCTGAACGCCTGCATGGACGACCTGGACGACCGCACGCGGCGCGTGATCCGCACAGCCTTCTTTGAAGGCGCGACCTATGAGGTGCTGGCCGAGCGCGAGGCGGCCCCGCTCGGGACGATGAAGAGCTGGATTCGCCGTGGGCTGATGCGGCTGCGGGACTGTCTGGACCGATGA
- a CDS encoding M15 family metallopeptidase yields the protein MSFRLSLRSRQRLKGVHSDLIAVVEGAIGRSDIDFMVTEGLRTAARQAQLVKAGASRTLNSRHLTGHAVDIAALVDGQVRWDWPLYPRIAKTFKAAALELGVSLIWGGDWPRLRDGPHFELSRKDYP from the coding sequence ATGAGCTTTCGTCTCTCTCTTCGTTCGCGCCAGCGCCTGAAGGGCGTCCATTCCGATCTGATCGCCGTGGTCGAGGGCGCCATCGGCCGCTCCGACATCGACTTTATGGTGACGGAGGGACTGCGGACCGCCGCGCGCCAGGCGCAGCTGGTCAAGGCCGGGGCCAGCCGCACACTGAACTCGCGGCACCTGACCGGCCATGCGGTGGATATCGCCGCCCTGGTCGATGGGCAGGTGCGCTGGGACTGGCCGCTGTATCCGCGCATCGCCAAGACCTTCAAGGCGGCGGCTCTCGAGCTTGGCGTGTCGCTGATCTGGGGAGGCGACTGGCCGCGCCTGCGCGACGGCCCGCATTTCGAACTCAGTCGAAAGGACTATCCATGA
- a CDS encoding GNAT family N-acetyltransferase, with protein sequence MLQAAPALPVDTPVQPEAARHKHAVDALVEAAFGPGRYAKTAERLREGSRPTAGFVVETQGEVTGAVRLWPIVVGETPALFLGPIAVDAGRRGDGQGAALVQACLDHARATHASGVLLVGDPPYFQRFGFVAAPDVTLPGPVDRRRVLWAPVTQASAAGAVRAG encoded by the coding sequence ATGCTGCAAGCCGCCCCCGCCCTCCCTGTCGATACGCCCGTCCAGCCCGAGGCTGCGCGCCACAAACACGCGGTGGACGCCCTGGTCGAGGCCGCCTTCGGTCCTGGCCGCTACGCCAAGACGGCGGAACGTCTGCGCGAAGGCTCGCGTCCGACGGCAGGGTTCGTTGTCGAAACCCAGGGCGAGGTCACCGGCGCGGTGCGGCTATGGCCCATCGTGGTGGGCGAGACGCCGGCGCTGTTTCTGGGGCCGATCGCGGTGGACGCGGGGCGACGCGGCGACGGGCAGGGCGCGGCTCTGGTCCAGGCCTGTCTGGATCATGCCCGAGCGACGCACGCCAGCGGCGTGCTGCTGGTCGGCGATCCGCCCTATTTTCAGCGGTTCGGCTTTGTCGCCGCGCCGGACGTGACGCTGCCGGGACCGGTGGATCGCCGCCGCGTGCTGTGGGCGCCCGTCACGCAAGCCTCGGCGGCCGGCGCGGTTCGCGCGGGCTGA
- a CDS encoding enoyl-CoA hydratase gives MSEQVLTTLQAGVLTITLNRPEKKNAITQAMYAALAQAVEGAAADDAVRVLLFRAEGDSFSAGNDIADFAALGAGGTAPSDMPVFRFLKAMADLDKPAVAAVKGRAVGIGLTLLLHCDLVVAAEDALMSAPFVNLALTPEAASSLLLPGVIGHQRAFELFALGEAVDGRTALAWGLVNRAVRSDEVEATAAELANKLAARAPNSLRKTKALMRDAEGIWSLMQREGAQFSEQMRSPEAMEAFMAFSQKRAPDFSKGG, from the coding sequence GTGAGCGAACAGGTTCTGACGACACTTCAAGCGGGCGTGCTGACGATCACGCTGAACCGGCCCGAGAAGAAGAACGCCATCACCCAGGCCATGTACGCCGCGCTGGCGCAGGCGGTCGAAGGCGCCGCTGCGGACGACGCCGTGCGCGTGCTGCTGTTCCGCGCGGAGGGCGACAGCTTTTCGGCAGGCAACGACATCGCCGATTTCGCGGCGCTGGGGGCGGGCGGAACCGCGCCCTCCGACATGCCGGTGTTCCGCTTCCTGAAGGCCATGGCCGATCTGGACAAGCCGGCGGTGGCGGCGGTGAAGGGCAGGGCGGTCGGCATCGGCCTGACGCTGCTGCTGCATTGCGACCTGGTGGTCGCGGCCGAGGACGCCCTGATGTCCGCGCCGTTCGTCAACCTGGCCCTGACGCCCGAGGCGGCCTCGTCGCTGCTGCTGCCGGGCGTGATCGGGCACCAGCGGGCGTTCGAGCTGTTCGCGCTGGGCGAAGCGGTGGATGGTCGAACGGCCTTGGCCTGGGGCTTGGTCAATCGGGCGGTCCGATCCGACGAAGTGGAAGCGACAGCCGCGGAACTGGCCAACAAGCTGGCGGCTCGTGCCCCCAACTCCCTGCGCAAGACCAAGGCCCTGATGCGCGACGCGGAGGGCATCTGGTCGTTGATGCAACGCGAAGGCGCGCAGTTCTCCGAACAGATGCGCAGCCCCGAGGCGATGGAGGCATTCATGGCCTTCAGCCAGAAACGCGCGCCGGACTTCTCCAAGGGCGGTTGA
- a CDS encoding DUF4112 domain-containing protein, which yields MARRSLQDIEKIWSDVEGVKKLSDRAISIGPFGVGMDALLTWIPVAGTLYTVGTGGWLIVQALRIGASRSTLAKMAAYMGVDTATGSVPLFGDIVDTFFPGQLLAAKALQKEIESTHWVEDSEANARATGDHERHQETVRLDPALRRIVYLHD from the coding sequence ATGGCCAGACGCAGTCTGCAGGATATCGAAAAGATCTGGTCTGATGTCGAGGGCGTCAAGAAGCTGTCGGACCGCGCCATCTCGATCGGACCCTTCGGCGTCGGCATGGACGCCCTGCTGACCTGGATTCCGGTGGCGGGCACGCTGTACACCGTCGGGACCGGCGGATGGCTGATCGTTCAGGCGCTGAGGATCGGCGCTTCGCGTTCCACCCTGGCCAAGATGGCGGCCTATATGGGAGTGGACACCGCCACGGGCTCGGTGCCGCTGTTCGGGGACATCGTGGACACCTTCTTCCCGGGCCAACTGCTGGCGGCCAAGGCGCTGCAAAAGGAGATCGAGAGCACCCACTGGGTCGAAGACAGCGAGGCCAACGCCCGCGCGACCGGCGATCACGAGCGACATCAGGAGACCGTCCGTCTCGATCCGGCCCTGCGACGGATCGTCTATCTGCATGATTGA
- a CDS encoding flagellar protein FlaG has product MSDHVAPVPSVTPANIPASPVQAISPAASASADAARYRLVIEAANDGFVYKTVDRQTGEVVRQWPREEVQKLADDPTYRQGRIIVADV; this is encoded by the coding sequence ATGTCAGATCATGTCGCTCCAGTACCCAGCGTAACGCCCGCAAACATCCCGGCTTCTCCCGTTCAGGCAATCTCGCCTGCCGCATCCGCCTCGGCCGACGCCGCGCGCTATCGCCTGGTGATCGAGGCGGCGAACGACGGCTTTGTCTACAAGACCGTGGATCGTCAGACCGGAGAGGTGGTGCGCCAGTGGCCTCGCGAAGAGGTGCAAAAGCTGGCCGACGATCCGACCTATCGCCAGGGCCGCATCATCGTCGCCGACGTCTGA